In Minwuia thermotolerans, one genomic interval encodes:
- the leuD gene encoding 3-isopropylmalate dehydratase small subunit → MQKFDRLKAIAAPMKVNNIDTDMIIPKQFLKTIKREGLGVHLFDEARYADDGAEILDFVLNREPYRGAKILVAGKNFGCGSSREHAPWALLDFGIHCVIAESFADIFYNNCAKNGILAVSLPKEAVDYLLADAAEGLELEVDLETQTVKASNGKVFEFEIDPFRKHCLLNGLDDIGLTMQSAPAIDSFESGQKNAQPWLYRA, encoded by the coding sequence ATGCAGAAATTCGACCGGCTGAAGGCCATCGCCGCGCCGATGAAGGTCAACAACATCGACACGGACATGATCATCCCCAAGCAGTTCCTGAAGACGATCAAGCGGGAAGGCCTGGGCGTGCATCTGTTCGACGAGGCGCGCTATGCCGACGACGGCGCGGAGATCCTGGATTTCGTGCTCAACCGGGAGCCCTATCGCGGCGCGAAGATCCTGGTCGCGGGGAAGAACTTCGGCTGCGGTTCCAGCCGCGAGCACGCGCCATGGGCGCTGCTCGACTTCGGCATCCATTGCGTCATCGCCGAGAGCTTCGCCGACATCTTCTACAACAACTGCGCCAAGAACGGCATCCTGGCGGTCTCCCTGCCCAAGGAGGCGGTCGACTACCTGCTGGCGGACGCGGCCGAGGGCCTGGAGCTGGAGGTCGACCTGGAGACGCAGACGGTGAAGGCTTCCAACGGCAAGGTCTTCGAGTTCGAGATCGACCCCTTCCGCAAGCACTGCCTGCTGAACGGCCTGGACGATATCGGCCTGACCATGCAGTCCGCGCCCGCCATCGACAGCTTCGAGAGCGGCCAGAAGAACGCGCAGCCCTGGCTGTATCGCGCCTGA
- a CDS encoding DUF3501 family protein, giving the protein MQIESKTELKPEDIIPVEEFEARRKELQAELRAHKKHRRVDVGPFCSVYFESYFTMWWQVQEMLRVERGGDAQLADEITAYAPLIPGGRNLTATMMIEIEDPVRRHRELSTLGGIEETVALVIDGETAKGVADDDVDRTTADGKASSVHFFSFPLSETQAAALKKGGAEVQLRIGHRNYNHIAILSPDQVASLAGDLV; this is encoded by the coding sequence ATGCAGATCGAGAGCAAGACCGAACTGAAGCCCGAGGACATCATTCCGGTCGAGGAATTCGAGGCGCGCCGCAAGGAGCTTCAGGCCGAACTCCGCGCCCACAAGAAGCACCGCCGCGTCGATGTCGGGCCCTTCTGTTCGGTCTATTTCGAGAGCTATTTCACCATGTGGTGGCAGGTCCAGGAGATGCTCCGGGTGGAGCGCGGCGGCGACGCGCAACTCGCCGACGAGATCACGGCCTACGCGCCGCTGATCCCTGGCGGCCGCAACCTGACCGCGACCATGATGATCGAAATCGAGGATCCGGTGCGCCGTCACCGCGAGCTTTCGACCCTGGGCGGCATCGAGGAGACGGTGGCTCTTGTCATCGACGGCGAGACGGCGAAGGGCGTGGCCGACGACGACGTCGACCGCACGACCGCCGACGGCAAGGCGTCCTCGGTGCACTTCTTCAGCTTCCCGCTGAGCGAGACGCAGGCGGCGGCGCTGAAGAAGGGCGGCGCAGAGGTGCAGCTCCGCATCGGGCACCGCAACTACAACCACATCGCGATCCTCTCCCCCGACCAGGTGGCTTCCCTGGCCGGCGATCTCGTCTGA
- the fliI gene encoding flagellar protein export ATPase FliI, with the protein MRTLLAELDRISSRSHYGRVSAVQGLMVEIAGIAWRLSVGARVELAARDGRQVEAEIVGFRGDQALALPFGALDGVGIGCKAAVKSDQPEIRPDVSWLGRVVNALGEPIDGGPPLVAGPRTCLLRARPPSAHLRDRVGEPLDTGVRAVNTFLTTCRGQRMGIFAGSGVGKSVLLSMFAKYTESDVAVIGLIGERGREVKEFVEDYLGPEGLARSIVVVSTSDEPPLMRRQAAHLTLTLAEFFRDEGREVMCMMDSVTRFAMAQREIGLSAGEPPASKGYTPSVFAELPQLLERAGPGANGCAITGLFTVLVEGGDHDEPVADAVRGILDGHIVLDRSIAERGRYPAIDILKSISRTMPACQTPEQRQVVRRGRELLATFEEMGEMIRIGAYRKGADPRIDEAIAYNPQLEAFLTQDMNEKAPLDEGFAELAGIVRAERAAA; encoded by the coding sequence TTGCGGACTTTGCTGGCTGAACTTGATCGGATCTCGTCGCGCAGCCACTACGGACGGGTCTCGGCCGTCCAGGGACTGATGGTCGAAATCGCCGGCATCGCCTGGCGGCTCAGCGTCGGCGCGCGCGTGGAGCTGGCGGCCCGCGACGGCCGCCAGGTGGAAGCCGAGATCGTTGGCTTCCGCGGCGACCAGGCGCTCGCCCTGCCCTTCGGCGCGCTCGACGGCGTCGGCATCGGCTGCAAGGCCGCCGTCAAGTCGGACCAGCCGGAAATCCGCCCCGACGTTTCCTGGCTCGGCCGGGTGGTCAACGCTCTGGGCGAACCCATCGACGGCGGCCCGCCGCTCGTCGCCGGCCCCCGCACCTGCCTGCTGCGCGCCCGCCCGCCCTCGGCGCATCTGCGCGACCGCGTGGGCGAGCCGCTGGATACCGGCGTCCGCGCCGTGAACACGTTCCTGACCACCTGCCGCGGCCAACGCATGGGCATCTTCGCTGGCTCGGGCGTGGGCAAGTCGGTGCTGCTTTCGATGTTCGCCAAGTACACGGAGTCCGACGTCGCCGTGATCGGCCTGATCGGCGAACGCGGCCGCGAGGTGAAGGAGTTCGTCGAGGACTATCTGGGCCCCGAGGGACTGGCCCGGTCCATCGTCGTGGTCTCGACCTCCGACGAGCCGCCGCTGATGCGCCGCCAGGCCGCGCACCTGACCCTGACGCTGGCCGAATTCTTCCGCGACGAGGGCCGCGAGGTCATGTGCATGATGGATTCCGTCACGCGCTTCGCCATGGCCCAGCGCGAGATCGGCCTTTCCGCCGGGGAGCCGCCCGCCTCCAAGGGCTACACGCCCTCGGTGTTCGCCGAATTGCCGCAGCTGCTGGAACGCGCCGGCCCGGGCGCCAATGGCTGCGCCATAACCGGCCTGTTCACCGTTCTGGTGGAGGGCGGCGACCATGACGAGCCCGTGGCCGACGCGGTGCGCGGCATCCTGGACGGCCATATCGTTCTCGACCGCTCGATCGCCGAGCGCGGACGCTACCCGGCCATCGATATCCTGAAGTCCATCTCGCGGACCATGCCCGCCTGCCAGACGCCCGAACAGCGCCAGGTGGTGCGCCGGGGACGCGAACTGCTGGCGACCTTCGAGGAGATGGGCGAGATGATCCGCATCGGCGCCTACCGCAAGGGCGCCGATCCCCGCATCGACGAGGCCATCGCCTACAACCCGCAGCTCGAGGCCTTCCTGACGCAGGACATGAACGAGAAGGCGCCGCTGGACGAGGGCTTCGCCGAACTGGCCGGCATCGTCCGGGCCGAGAGGGCCGCAGCATGA
- the leuC gene encoding 3-isopropylmalate dehydratase large subunit, translating into MTAPRTLYDKIWDSHLVENREDGTAILYIDRHLVHEVTSPQAFEGLRTAGRKVRRPDATLAVADHNVPTTDRSVGIADEESRIQVETLEKNCADFGVPYFGMDDIRQGIVHIIGPEQGFTQPGMTIVCGDSHTATHGAFGALAFGIGTSEVEHVLATQCLLQGKSKNMRITVEGDLPVGVTAKDLILAIIGRTGTAGGTGHVIEYAGSAMRGLSMEGRMTVCNMSIEAGARAGLIAPDDVTFEYLKGRPMAPKAGAWEQAVQYWKSYASDPGARYDKEIELAAADIAPHVTWGTSPQDVAPITGRVPDPAEIDDEIQRSSMERSLTYMDLKPGVKLTDVAIDKVFIGSCTNGRIEDLRAAAAIAKGRKVAGNVHAMIVPGSGLVKEQAEQEGLDRIFVEAGFDWREPGCSMCLAMNADRLEPGERCASTSNRNFEGRQGRGGRTHLVSPAMAAAAAIAGKLADVRDYQG; encoded by the coding sequence ATGACCGCGCCTAGGACCCTCTACGACAAGATCTGGGACTCCCACCTCGTCGAGAACCGCGAGGACGGGACCGCCATCCTCTATATCGACCGCCATCTGGTCCACGAGGTGACCAGCCCGCAGGCCTTCGAGGGTCTGCGCACGGCCGGGCGCAAGGTGCGCCGTCCCGACGCCACGCTCGCCGTCGCCGACCACAACGTCCCCACCACGGACCGCAGCGTCGGCATCGCCGACGAGGAAAGCCGCATCCAGGTCGAGACGCTGGAGAAGAACTGCGCCGATTTCGGCGTGCCCTATTTCGGCATGGACGACATCCGCCAGGGCATCGTCCACATCATCGGCCCGGAGCAGGGCTTCACCCAGCCGGGCATGACCATCGTCTGCGGCGACAGCCACACGGCAACTCACGGCGCCTTCGGCGCGCTGGCCTTCGGCATCGGCACCTCCGAAGTGGAGCACGTGCTGGCGACCCAGTGCCTGCTGCAGGGCAAGTCGAAGAACATGCGCATCACCGTCGAGGGCGATCTGCCCGTCGGCGTCACGGCGAAGGACCTGATCCTGGCCATCATCGGCCGCACCGGCACCGCCGGCGGCACCGGCCACGTCATCGAATATGCGGGCTCGGCCATGCGCGGCCTGTCCATGGAAGGCCGCATGACCGTCTGCAACATGTCGATCGAGGCGGGCGCCCGCGCCGGCCTGATCGCGCCCGACGACGTCACCTTCGAATATCTCAAGGGCCGCCCCATGGCGCCGAAGGCCGGCGCCTGGGAACAGGCGGTGCAGTACTGGAAGTCCTACGCCTCCGATCCCGGCGCGCGCTACGACAAGGAAATCGAGCTTGCCGCCGCCGACATCGCGCCGCACGTCACCTGGGGCACCAGCCCGCAGGACGTGGCCCCGATCACCGGCCGTGTACCCGACCCCGCCGAGATCGACGACGAGATCCAGCGCAGTTCCATGGAACGCTCGCTCACCTACATGGACCTGAAGCCCGGCGTGAAGCTGACCGATGTCGCCATCGACAAGGTCTTCATCGGCTCCTGCACCAACGGCCGGATCGAGGACCTGCGCGCCGCCGCAGCGATCGCGAAGGGCCGCAAGGTCGCCGGCAATGTCCACGCCATGATCGTGCCCGGCTCCGGCCTGGTAAAGGAGCAGGCCGAGCAGGAAGGCCTGGACCGGATCTTTGTCGAGGCCGGCTTCGACTGGCGCGAACCCGGTTGCTCCATGTGCCTGGCGATGAACGCCGACCGCCTGGAGCCGGGCGAGCGCTGCGCGTCGACGTCCAACCGGAACTTCGAGGGCCGGCAGGGCCGCGGCGGACGCACCCATCTGGTGAGCCCGGCCATGGCCGCCGCGGCCGCGATCGCCGGCAAGCTGGCCGACGTCCGCGACTATCAGGGCTGA
- a CDS encoding TM2 domain-containing protein — protein sequence MPTDARFPDPKDETASARYQANVKSIVITYLLWFFLGWLALHRFYLGRWVSGLIMLLMWAAGSGLAFILIGYFLLIPWAVWWFLDLFLIPGMVRAENNAVVDRIERGY from the coding sequence ATGCCCACGGACGCCCGCTTTCCCGACCCGAAGGACGAGACCGCCTCGGCGCGCTATCAGGCCAACGTCAAATCGATCGTCATCACCTATCTGCTCTGGTTCTTCCTCGGCTGGCTGGCGCTGCACCGCTTCTATCTCGGCCGCTGGGTTTCCGGCCTGATCATGCTGCTGATGTGGGCCGCCGGCAGCGGCCTGGCCTTCATCCTGATCGGCTACTTCCTGCTGATCCCCTGGGCGGTCTGGTGGTTCCTCGACCTGTTCCTCATTCCCGGCATGGTGCGGGCGGAGAACAACGCCGTGGTCGACCGGATCGAGCGGGGCTACTGA
- a CDS encoding TRAP transporter substrate-binding protein — translation MKFLAATAAAAALVLAAGAAHADCQDGETVIKFSHVTNTDKHPKGIAASLLAERVNKEMDGKACMQVFPSSQLYNDDQVLEALLAGDVQLAAPSLSKFEKFTKKFRIFDLPFVFTDVDAVDRFQNSPDGQKLKTSMERRGLTGLAFWHNGMKQMSANKPLIHPSDAEGLKFRIQQSDVLQAQFEAIGANPQKMAFSEVYGALQTGVVDGQENTWSNIYGQKFFEVQDGVTETNHGIIDYLVVTSTDWWNGLDADVRDQFSTILAEVTQTRNAESTSVNEHNKQLIIAAGSPVRTLSAEQRQAWVDAMKPVWDRFKDDIGQDLIDAAVSYNVSN, via the coding sequence ATGAAATTCCTAGCCGCTACCGCTGCCGCCGCGGCGCTGGTTCTCGCCGCTGGCGCGGCCCATGCCGACTGCCAGGACGGCGAAACCGTCATCAAGTTCAGCCACGTCACCAACACCGACAAGCATCCCAAGGGCATTGCCGCCAGCCTGCTGGCCGAGCGCGTCAACAAGGAGATGGACGGCAAGGCCTGCATGCAGGTCTTCCCGAGCTCCCAGCTCTACAACGACGACCAGGTGCTGGAGGCGCTGCTGGCCGGCGACGTCCAGCTCGCCGCGCCGTCGCTGTCGAAGTTCGAGAAGTTCACCAAGAAGTTCCGCATCTTCGATCTGCCCTTCGTCTTCACCGATGTCGACGCCGTCGACCGCTTCCAGAACTCGCCCGACGGGCAGAAGCTGAAGACGTCGATGGAGCGCCGCGGCCTGACCGGGCTCGCCTTCTGGCACAACGGCATGAAGCAGATGTCGGCCAACAAGCCGCTGATCCACCCGTCCGACGCCGAAGGCCTGAAGTTCCGCATCCAGCAGTCGGACGTGCTGCAGGCCCAATTCGAGGCGATCGGCGCCAATCCGCAGAAGATGGCCTTCTCCGAGGTCTACGGCGCGCTGCAGACCGGCGTGGTCGATGGTCAGGAGAACACCTGGTCGAACATCTACGGCCAGAAGTTCTTCGAGGTTCAGGACGGCGTGACCGAGACCAACCACGGCATCATCGACTATCTGGTGGTGACATCCACGGACTGGTGGAACGGCCTCGACGCCGATGTACGCGATCAGTTTTCGACCATCCTCGCCGAAGTGACCCAGACCCGGAACGCCGAATCCACCTCGGTCAACGAGCACAACAAGCAACTCATCATCGCCGCGGGCAGCCCCGTGCGCACCCTCTCGGCGGAACAGCGCCAGGCTTGGGTCGATGCGATGAAGCCCGTCTGGGACCGGTTCAAGGACGACATCGGTCAGGACCTGATCGACGCCGCCGTCTCCTACAACGTCTCCAACTGA
- the ctrA gene encoding response regulator transcription factor CtrA, producing the protein MRVLLIEDDMAMSRGIETMLASDGFNVYATDLGEEGLDLGKLYDYDIILLDLNLPDMHGYDVLKRLRVSKVDTPVLILSGMGDVGDIVKGLGFGADDYITKPFRREELVARIHAIVRRSKGHAQSVIRTGKLTVNLDTKSVEVEAQRIHLTGKEYAMLELLSLRKGTTLTKEMFLNHLYGGLDEPELKIIDVFICKLRKKLASATGGDHYIETVWGRGYVLRDPEAAEAAA; encoded by the coding sequence ATGCGTGTGCTGTTGATCGAAGACGACATGGCAATGTCGCGCGGCATCGAGACGATGCTGGCTTCGGATGGCTTCAACGTCTATGCGACGGATCTGGGCGAGGAAGGCCTCGACCTGGGCAAGCTGTACGACTACGACATCATCCTGCTGGACCTGAACCTGCCCGACATGCACGGCTATGACGTGCTGAAGCGTCTTCGGGTTTCCAAGGTCGACACCCCGGTCCTGATCCTCTCGGGCATGGGCGACGTGGGCGATATCGTGAAGGGTCTCGGCTTCGGCGCCGACGACTACATCACCAAGCCGTTCCGCCGCGAGGAACTGGTCGCCCGCATTCATGCGATCGTACGGCGCTCCAAGGGTCATGCCCAGTCGGTCATCCGCACCGGCAAGCTGACGGTCAACCTGGACACCAAGTCCGTCGAGGTCGAAGCCCAGCGCATCCACCTGACCGGCAAGGAATACGCGATGCTGGAGCTGCTATCGCTCCGCAAGGGCACCACGCTGACCAAGGAAATGTTCCTCAACCATCTCTATGGCGGTCTCGACGAGCCGGAGCTGAAGATCATCGACGTCTTCATTTGCAAGCTGCGCAAGAAGCTTGCCTCGGCCACCGGCGGCGACCATTACATCGAGACGGTGTGGGGCCGCGGCTATGTGCTGCGCGATCCGGAGGCGGCCGAAGCCGCCGCCTGA
- a CDS encoding TRAP transporter large permease translates to MEVALLFTMVIGLLLIGVPIAVALGLSSIGFLLIFSDSSLGSIAQTLFNAFAGHYTLLAIPFFILASAFMSTGGVARRIIRFAIACVGHLRGGLAIAGVFACMLFAALSGSSPATVVAIGTIVIAGMIKVGYSREFAAGVICNAGTLGILIPPSIVMVVYASAVDVSVGRMFLAGVIPGLVAGVMLMIGIYIAARIKGLPAQPWAGFREILESAMDAAWGLFLIVIILGGIYGGIFTPTEAAAVAAVYAFLIANFVYRDMGPLKGGRKLWRNPAALLTAFVHPDTKATLFEAGKLTILLLFIIANALILKHVLTDEQIPQSIASAMLEAGFGPIMFLIVVNVILLIGGQFMEPSGLIVIVAPLVFPIAIELGIDPIHLGIIMVVNMEIGMITPPVGLNLFVTSGVAGMPMMAVVRAALPWLGILFLFLILVTYVPWLSTFLPTAFMGPEIITQ, encoded by the coding sequence ATGGAAGTCGCGCTTCTCTTCACCATGGTGATCGGGCTGCTGCTGATCGGCGTGCCCATCGCCGTCGCCCTCGGCCTGTCATCGATCGGCTTCCTGCTGATCTTTTCCGACAGCTCGCTCGGCTCCATCGCGCAGACGCTGTTCAACGCCTTCGCCGGGCACTACACGCTGCTGGCGATCCCGTTCTTCATCCTCGCCTCCGCCTTCATGTCGACGGGCGGCGTGGCCCGGCGCATCATCCGCTTCGCCATCGCCTGCGTCGGCCATCTGCGCGGCGGGCTGGCCATCGCCGGCGTCTTCGCGTGCATGCTGTTCGCGGCGCTCTCCGGCTCGTCTCCGGCTACCGTGGTCGCCATCGGCACCATCGTCATCGCCGGCATGATCAAGGTCGGCTACAGCCGCGAATTCGCCGCCGGTGTGATCTGCAACGCCGGCACGCTGGGCATCCTGATCCCGCCCTCCATCGTCATGGTGGTCTACGCCTCCGCGGTAGACGTCTCGGTCGGACGCATGTTCCTGGCCGGCGTCATCCCCGGCCTCGTCGCCGGCGTCATGCTGATGATCGGCATCTACATCGCCGCCCGCATCAAGGGCCTGCCGGCGCAGCCCTGGGCGGGCTTCCGGGAGATCCTGGAATCGGCGATGGATGCGGCCTGGGGCCTGTTCCTGATCGTCATCATCCTGGGCGGCATATACGGCGGCATCTTCACGCCCACCGAAGCGGCCGCGGTGGCGGCGGTCTACGCCTTCCTGATCGCCAACTTCGTCTACAGGGACATGGGCCCTCTGAAGGGCGGCAGAAAGCTGTGGCGCAACCCGGCCGCGCTGCTGACGGCCTTCGTCCACCCGGACACCAAGGCGACGCTGTTCGAGGCCGGCAAGCTGACCATCCTGCTGCTGTTCATCATCGCCAACGCGCTGATCCTGAAGCATGTGCTGACGGACGAACAGATCCCGCAGTCCATCGCCAGCGCCATGCTGGAGGCCGGATTCGGGCCGATCATGTTCCTGATCGTGGTCAACGTGATCCTGCTGATCGGCGGTCAGTTCATGGAGCCCTCTGGCCTGATCGTCATCGTCGCGCCGCTGGTCTTTCCCATCGCCATCGAGCTTGGCATCGACCCGATCCATCTCGGCATCATCATGGTGGTGAACATGGAGATCGGAATGATCACGCCGCCCGTCGGGCTCAACCTGTTCGTGACTTCCGGCGTCGCCGGGATGCCGATGATGGCCGTCGTCCGCGCGGCCCTACCCTGGCTCGGGATCCTGTTCCTGTTCCTGATCCTGGTGACCTACGTGCCCTGGCTGTCGACCTTCCTGCCGACAGCCTTCATGGGCCCGGAGATCATCACGCAGTAG
- a CDS encoding TRAP transporter small permease — protein MNAEPKSGAGRVVDQIEETLIALLLGLMTLVTFANVIARYVFNDNILWALETTVFLFAWLVLLGASYCVKITAHLGVDAVIGLASPPVRRILVLTSVVCCLAFSILLLIGAWQYWSPFFGRQVWYEVNDIPMPAFLQFLSDWLNEGERYEKMPRFIPYFALPLGMALLTFRFLQAGWRVLKGEQETLIAAHETDIDSAGVAPVDRITDLPDPGERR, from the coding sequence GTGAATGCCGAGCCGAAATCCGGCGCAGGCCGGGTCGTCGACCAGATCGAGGAGACGCTGATCGCCCTCCTGCTCGGCTTGATGACGCTGGTGACCTTCGCCAACGTCATCGCCCGCTACGTCTTCAACGACAACATTCTCTGGGCGCTGGAGACCACGGTGTTCCTCTTCGCCTGGCTGGTCCTGCTGGGCGCGTCCTATTGCGTGAAGATCACGGCGCATCTGGGAGTGGACGCGGTGATCGGTCTCGCCTCGCCGCCGGTGCGCAGGATCCTGGTCCTGACCTCGGTGGTCTGCTGCCTCGCCTTCTCGATCCTGCTGCTGATCGGCGCCTGGCAATACTGGTCGCCGTTCTTCGGCCGGCAGGTCTGGTACGAGGTCAACGACATTCCGATGCCGGCCTTCCTGCAGTTCCTCTCCGACTGGCTGAACGAGGGCGAGCGCTATGAGAAGATGCCGCGCTTCATCCCCTATTTCGCCCTGCCGCTGGGGATGGCGCTGCTCACCTTCCGCTTCCTGCAGGCCGGCTGGCGCGTCCTGAAGGGCGAGCAGGAGACGCTGATCGCCGCCCACGAGACCGATATCGACAGCGCCGGCGTGGCGCCGGTCGACCGGATCACCGACCTGCCTGACCCGGGGGAGCGACGCTAG
- the leuB gene encoding 3-isopropylmalate dehydrogenase codes for MASNRKLLILPGDGIGPEVMGTVRKVIDWMDRRRAVSFDVDEDLVGGAAIDKHGAPVTDATVDKAMNCDAVLLGAVGGPKWDDLPFERKPERGLLRLRKDLGLYANLRPAICFDALVEASTLKPEIVAGLDIMIIRELTGGVYFGEPRGIETLPNGERRGVNTQVYTTSEIRRVAAVAFDLARKRSNRVCSVEKANVMESGVLWREEVTKLHGEQFSDVELSHMYADNCAMQLVRAPKQFDVIVTDNLFGDMLSDAAAMLTGSLGMLPSASLGDVDESGRRKSLYEPVHGSAPDIAGQGKANPLATLLSYAMSLRYTFDLPEDADLIEQAVNNVLAKGLRTPDIMASGMAAVSTATMTDALIQELDKMAA; via the coding sequence ATGGCTTCGAACCGCAAATTGCTGATCCTGCCGGGCGACGGCATCGGGCCGGAGGTGATGGGCACGGTCCGCAAGGTGATCGACTGGATGGACAGGCGCCGCGCCGTCAGCTTCGACGTGGACGAGGATCTGGTGGGCGGCGCCGCCATCGACAAACACGGCGCGCCCGTGACCGATGCGACCGTCGACAAGGCCATGAACTGCGACGCAGTGCTGCTGGGCGCCGTCGGCGGCCCGAAGTGGGACGACCTGCCCTTCGAGCGGAAGCCGGAGCGCGGCCTGCTGCGGCTGCGCAAGGATCTCGGTCTGTACGCCAATCTCCGCCCGGCAATCTGCTTCGATGCACTGGTCGAGGCCTCGACGCTGAAGCCCGAGATCGTCGCCGGCCTGGACATCATGATCATCCGCGAGCTGACCGGCGGCGTCTATTTCGGCGAGCCGCGCGGCATCGAAACCCTGCCCAACGGGGAGCGCCGTGGTGTCAATACTCAGGTCTACACCACGTCCGAAATCCGGCGTGTCGCGGCCGTCGCCTTCGATCTCGCCCGCAAGCGTTCCAACCGGGTCTGCTCGGTGGAGAAGGCGAACGTGATGGAGTCCGGCGTGCTCTGGCGCGAGGAGGTGACGAAGCTCCACGGGGAACAGTTCTCCGACGTCGAGCTCAGCCACATGTACGCCGACAACTGCGCCATGCAGCTCGTCCGCGCGCCGAAGCAGTTCGACGTCATCGTCACCGACAATCTGTTCGGCGACATGCTTTCCGATGCCGCGGCGATGCTGACCGGCTCGCTCGGCATGCTGCCTTCGGCCTCGCTGGGCGACGTGGACGAGAGCGGACGGCGCAAGTCGCTCTACGAGCCGGTGCACGGCTCTGCGCCCGACATCGCCGGCCAGGGCAAGGCCAATCCGCTGGCGACACTGCTCAGCTACGCCATGTCGCTGCGCTACACCTTCGACCTGCCGGAGGATGCGGACCTGATCGAGCAGGCGGTCAACAACGTCCTCGCCAAGGGCCTGCGCACCCCCGACATCATGGCGAGCGGCATGGCCGCCGTCTCGACGGCGACGATGACCGACGCCCTGATTCAGGAGCTGGACAAAATGGCGGCATGA
- a CDS encoding flagellar FliJ family protein, with product MKTLERLVEMVRLDLEQKRRTVNDLEAMRQGFADRIISIDNEIAHEMRSARTDPLLTDGLGRFIQTARDRQVRLRESLAEVDRQLEFAREQVTEAFQEKKRYEIVLERRRLERRKAADRREQLRLDEIGLRRAMRQRAP from the coding sequence ATGAAGACTCTGGAACGCCTGGTGGAGATGGTCCGGCTGGACCTGGAGCAGAAGCGCCGCACGGTGAACGACCTGGAGGCGATGCGGCAGGGCTTCGCCGACCGCATCATCTCCATCGACAACGAGATCGCCCACGAGATGCGCTCCGCCCGGACCGATCCCTTGCTGACGGACGGCCTCGGCCGCTTCATCCAGACGGCGCGGGATCGCCAGGTTCGCCTGCGCGAGTCGCTGGCCGAGGTCGACCGGCAGCTCGAGTTCGCCCGCGAGCAGGTGACGGAAGCGTTCCAGGAGAAGAAGCGCTACGAGATCGTCCTGGAACGGCGCCGGCTGGAACGCCGCAAGGCCGCGGACCGCCGGGAGCAGCTCCGCCTCGACGAGATCGGCCTGCGCCGCGCCATGCGCCAGCGCGCGCCCTGA